The Cyclopterus lumpus isolate fCycLum1 chromosome 1, fCycLum1.pri, whole genome shotgun sequence sequence aaaaacactgctCTACACCCCTGCTGGAAGCTCCGTCCACATCCTGTGTAGTAACTTCACCCATGCAGTCTTGAAACATGGATCCCGTCTCGTTTACCATGCTTTGTAAGTCTGCCTTTTTTTGCTGCGTCATCACCGTTCATATATACAACCAATGTGTTTATGGTTGAATTGTTTACTAGCGCACAATGCTCTTTATAGATCTAGCCTCTTAATGTTGCACCAGATAAGATTGACGTATTTAACTATAACATTTTCTTCAGTGATTAATCGTGTAAATAAATCGTGATCTCAATattcaccaaaaaaaagcaatcatGACTGACTTTTGCCATAATCAAGCAGGCATACATGTACACAACCCACATAGCAAGATGTAATGTAGAGTAGCTTTTTAAATACCCTCTTACAATGCTGGAGTAATCAACATAGCCCCATGGCTCTCCATACCTGACCCATGTTCCACTGAGCCTGCTGCCCGGGCTGGATGGCGTACATGCCCTGAGCAGGCACCATGCCTGCAGGCAACGCACCACCCTGTGGTCCCATCATCCTCGGTGCCATGCCCATCACACCGGTGGCTGGTGCATTCCCCATGAAGCCATTAGGCATTGTCATCCCAACCATCATGCCCGGACTGGGCCCCATCATGGCTGCCCCGCTCTGAGCCATCATGGCACCCATGACGGTTGTAGGCGGCATGGCTGTGCCCATGCCAGGGAAAGCCTGATAACCACCAGTGGCCTGGACAGGAAACTGCATCTGGGAGGGGCCCATGAACATGCCAGCTGAGGGGGAAGGAACAGAGGGAAGAGTGTTATGCATACAAATATGTCTTTCAAACCTGTACTGGGATATGTGGGGTGTTTTCCAAAACTAGTTAAATAtttggctgtgtgtttgtttaggaGCCTGTTAATCATGAGTTACGACTGAGTGACTGTTAGGACATACAAGCTTGCATCCACTTGCTCCTTAAGGATTATGTGCACCACATAGATCCCAGCATTACCTCGATGAGGAAAATGTCTGACAGTCAGTGGGCCTCCCCATGGATAAAATCAAGACAACTGCACCCCCAAGTTTCCATAATTTGTGGAATGTAAATTAGAAGTGTAATGTTGCCATGAAGGCAATGAGTTAGTTGTGGGCGACAACTGGATCTCCATTTTctttgtctatatatatatatatatatatatatatatatatatataggcaagTTCTGAAGTTATAGGAAGCATATTTCTTCTCTGATTTCATGTCAGGTTTATGGGGGATGGCTATCAAACCTCAATGTTTTACGGTCCAGACCAAATGTGTAAAGTAGAAAAAAGATGGAATTAAATGTCTGGTCAGATTTGCAATCTCTCCTGCAAGTAGTTCCcgatttaaatttaaaaaatgtctgccAATTCTCggcacatttcttttgtttagcAATACCAAGGTTTTGGAGGAAACATATACAATTCTTTCGGAATcgagaaatgtaatgtaaattacAATATAAGAAAATGATTATGTCTCAAAGACATTACAATACAAGAAAATGACTTGGGTTGTATTTCACATTATTATGTTTGCGTCCTCACCAGCGGGGGCCTGTTGGGACATGCTGTTGGTTCCATAGAGGGACAGGATGGAGTCCTTGGACAGCGGCTTCTTGGCTGTGTCTTCAGTTTTAGTGGTGCTACTGGTGTCACTGAACAAGTCCAGGTCTCCCTGCCCCGACCCTGAGCTGGATCCGCCTCCTGCTGCCCCTGCTGCTCGAGCTTGTGTCGGAGTGCTGGCTGCGTTACTGGAGCTCACCTGACAGGCAGAAATGTTTCAGATGAAGGTATAAGTAACAGTGACTTAAGTTGAAAACATCGGTAGCTCAATTTGAAACTTGTACTGACAAAACaggtttttaatgaatgatcATCAATAAAAGGTTAATCATTAAATCCAATTACATTTGATTAAAGTTTACAACCTCGTTGTCATACAGCCATCAGCTATTTGACAGAATGGCTTCCATGTTTTCCTCATGTATAAATTATTACCATTTTACATTGAACGATCAATCAAGATAGTAACAAATGcctgaatatataaatacacatgcacaccagTTAGCCCTATTTAAATGTTTAGCCCACTGATTGCCTCATTAGCTGcattcattttctgtctctgcctctttcCCCGTCTCTCGTATTGGTGTTTCTGTCTTGTGGGCCATTGAAGCTGGTAGATATCATTTTACCATTTATTTTCTACTGCACACTTAATTTCAGTTGTACAACTAGACAACCATTACTGTCAAGCTCTCCTGAGCATCATTCAGAAATTAGTACTAAATCTGAACAGGGGACTTCCTGCTGGATTTTACCTGAGAAAACTGAGCTGCAGATGAGGATGCAGGGAGGGGGTTGGATACCATAGGGCCGAATATATCCAGGTCATTGTTGTTCTGGCTTGTGCTCGTGCTACCATTGTTAATTGATGCAGCTGCCGGTACGTCTGTGACGGAGAGGTAAAGAAACTGGTTTTACAGGAAAAAATTAAGAACCCACAGTTGGAGAAAACAAGTGTTGGACTGTTTAGAAACAACTCACTGATGACACATACATTCTACCTGAATTTACAAGAACGTATGAAAGCTCACAAATAAAACCATAACACATCATGTAATTGCTGTGAAACGGTGTGTAAAACAGGGCTTATGTTTGCTAATGTGAGAATATGTGTCATCTTTCTATTCATTTAAGGCCCTCCCACATCTGCAGAACAGCCTGCAGTCAGCATAATAGTTATTACAATAAAGATGTATTAGCTTGCCCTCATTAGCTCATTAACCACAAAACATCCAAATAGTGCAATGCCCCTCAGTAGCATAAATGTCATCTTACTTTAAACTGTAAATTAAATTGCTGTATCAATGcagaaatatttacaaaatatacaCTGCAAAACCTGCTGCAAGAGACCCAGCAATGGAACCATGAGCAACAACCTTTCCATATGGTTGACATAAATGTGCTTTAAGCAGCTGAGATTAGTTGTTGCCTCCATTCATGATGTGATGTGAAGTGTCCCCATTGTATGGTTTATTCAGTATAATATTTAGGGCTGGTTCCCCAAAGAAAAAAGGTCCAAACATAGATGTAAAATACCAGAAGTTACTAGTCATTCGCTAACGACAGTAGCTGAGTCAGCAGTTTTTACACTTCCTCTGAGAaactcacaaaaaaaaccttgctGTGGTTCACAGCCTCAACTGTAACTTAAAAGAACAGGCGTCATTAAAGTCCTCAGTACAGAGAACACAGCGGATCAGATTGGGTTGTCTGCTTCTTGTCAGATGAGTAACAGTCACAGTAACTGCTATGTTACTTGGGTGCTAGAAACCAACTGAAATGGTAACAGTGACTTTTGACGTTACTCTCAAGCACAATGCTTGATTATTACACATCGACGGTGATGACAACACAAgctacaaacaaacagtcatgGTTAGTATTAAATCACAGCCATAACATGCTATACACCAAGCAAGAGTTACAGGCAACGTTTAAagttattaaatgtaatacaaatcAGTAATCTAAAATTACACAGCACTGTTTAACCCTCCAAAGTCCCAGCTCTATTAGTTTATAGTCTTCCACTCAGTTATTGGAACCAGCAAttaaaggaaaataattaaaagctgAAAACGTATTTAACCAGATCCCATAAATATCTCAGACTCAGTCATCACATTTCATAAGATCTTTTATTTTCCAGCAACACACAAAGCGCTGAGATACTCACCAAGGCCAAGGAGGTTCACAGAGGGTTCTGAAATCTTAGCGGGGCTGATTTTTGGAGCTGGCCTGGACTCGTCGATCTAAAAGCAATggtagtaaaaataaataaaataagtaaagaaATCTCTATATGGTACAAAAATAATGATGAGGAGCATGTTCCTACAACAGCTCTACTCATGAAGGAATGTGCACGAGACACTTACCTTGGTGTAGGATGACACCTTGCTGCCTCTGTCGGTCTGCCTCTCTTTTTTACCATCTTTTGgctaagaaaaacaaaacaaactaaaaaatgaACAACAGGAAAACGGATGCCAGCTTAAGCCACTTGTCTCTAAAAGTGTGTACACTACTTTTAAAAGCATGTACATTCATTTTTTAGTATAAAAAACTGGATACATACACTGCTCCCATTGGTCACATTCTTGCTGTagtatttcttcttttcatatttATCCCTAATGAAG is a genomic window containing:
- the LOC117729866 gene encoding stromal membrane-associated protein 1-like, which produces MATRSEREKAQKLNEQHQAILSKMLREEDNKYCADCEAKGPRWASWNLGVFICIRCAGIHRNLGVHISRVKSVNLDQWTTEQMQSIQDMANTNARQLYEANLPENFRRPQTDQAVEFFIRDKYEKKKYYSKNVTNGSSPKDGKKERQTDRGSKVSSYTKIDESRPAPKISPAKISEPSVNLLGLDVPAAASINNGSTSTSQNNNDLDIFGPMVSNPLPASSSAAQFSQVSSSNAASTPTQARAAGAAGGGSSSGSGQGDLDLFSDTSSTTKTEDTAKKPLSKDSILSLYGTNSMSQQAPAAGMFMGPSQMQFPVQATGGYQAFPGMGTAMPPTTVMGAMMAQSGAAMMGPSPGMMVGMTMPNGFMGNAPATGVMGMAPRMMGPQGGALPAGMVPAQGMYAIQPGQQAQWNMGQVNQQMSGMTLNGAGGQMAFGQPPSAMGGWAAAGSGQTLSTPLWK